A section of the Candidatus Manganitrophus noduliformans genome encodes:
- a CDS encoding efflux RND transporter permease subunit yields MEETPHGWTSKIVRTFLTSKLSVLFIIASFLAGAVALIATPREEEPQIVVPMADLLVEWPGASSQEIEHLVTTPVESLLWEIDGVENVYSISRPGRSLSTVRFYVGEDRERSMVKVYNKLSANTDRLPPGARGIVLKPREMDDIPFLTLALHSNALDDHQLRRIAEELAVRLREVPQSGPVSVIGGRARQVQININPVALAAHGLTLSDLFRALQGANLSLPLGDLTKEGHQFLLEGGSTLRSAADVSATVIRAEKDKAVRVGDIAEVVDGPQEVTHYTRIGFGPGEEKEPVDTQPAVMVAVAKQKGSNAVSVAEALLHKADALKGTVIPEEVQVTVVRNNGETADEKVNDLVKHLLLAIATILVLIALALGPREALIVALAVPMTLAITLLADYALGYTINRVTLFALILSLGLLVDDPIVDVENIHRHFKLKRLPPLQATLAAVEEVRPPTILATFTVILSFLSMYFITGMMGPYMRPMPFNITVVMLMSLVVAFTVTPWATYHLLKGEYGKKEAAPPPLEESRTYRLYRRIMMPLLHRKKWRRLFWAALIAMLALSFLLAGMRWVPMKMLPFDNKNELQLLIDLPEGSPLEETDRAAAAFTDYLRTVSEVENVQIYVGTASPVDFNGFVRHYDLRQQANQADLRINLLPKERRVAQSHAIALRLRPDLEKIAQDHQARIKIVEVPPGPPVLAGVVAEVTVPVDATLAEQISVVEEVRQAFSETAGVVDVDDGIEADQGKIHFDVDAEKAALHRISVEEIARTLQAAIGGAPAGIVHRPAERNPLPIVIRLPREGRVRPEDFRGIFMRNPNGRNIPLAELVSVRTAIEDKTIYHKDLKRVHFVTGEMAGRSPVEAIIDLTRRFKERPLPRGYALTFTGEGEWQITVDVFRDLGIAFFAALAAIYILLVAWTGSMVIPLVMMAAIPLTMIGIMPGFYLLNLLFANPVGPYENPIFFTATAMIGMIALAGIVIRNSIILIDFIQMAELEGRSPDEAIVEAGAVRLRPILLTAGAAMLGSWVITLDPIFSGLAWSFIFGIFASTLFTLLVIPLLYFTIYGGKGKETVQEKSAAPPESIEPDMRALRDIAEEVRR; encoded by the coding sequence ATGGAAGAGACCCCTCACGGTTGGACATCGAAAATCGTCCGGACCTTTTTGACCTCGAAATTATCGGTCCTCTTTATCATCGCTTCGTTTTTGGCCGGCGCCGTCGCGTTGATCGCGACCCCGCGGGAGGAGGAGCCGCAAATCGTCGTCCCGATGGCCGATCTTTTGGTGGAGTGGCCGGGGGCGTCGTCCCAAGAGATCGAGCATTTGGTGACCACGCCGGTGGAGTCGCTTCTTTGGGAGATCGACGGCGTCGAAAATGTCTACTCCATCTCGAGGCCGGGACGCTCCCTCTCGACGGTTCGGTTTTATGTCGGCGAAGACCGCGAGCGGAGCATGGTGAAGGTTTACAACAAGCTCTCCGCGAACACCGATCGACTCCCTCCGGGCGCGCGGGGGATCGTCCTCAAGCCGCGGGAGATGGACGACATCCCATTTCTCACCCTCGCCCTTCACAGCAACGCCCTGGACGATCATCAGCTTCGGCGAATCGCCGAGGAGCTGGCGGTCCGCCTTCGAGAGGTGCCGCAATCGGGACCGGTCTCTGTCATCGGCGGACGCGCCCGGCAGGTCCAGATCAATATCAATCCGGTCGCACTGGCGGCGCACGGCCTCACCCTTTCCGACCTCTTCCGCGCCCTTCAGGGGGCGAATCTCTCTCTCCCGTTGGGAGATCTCACAAAAGAAGGGCATCAGTTCCTGTTGGAAGGGGGAAGCACCCTTCGCTCGGCGGCGGACGTTTCGGCCACCGTGATCCGTGCCGAGAAAGACAAGGCGGTCCGGGTCGGCGACATCGCCGAGGTCGTCGACGGTCCTCAGGAGGTGACCCATTACACCCGCATCGGCTTCGGTCCTGGGGAGGAAAAGGAACCGGTTGACACGCAACCGGCGGTGATGGTGGCGGTCGCAAAGCAGAAGGGATCGAATGCCGTTTCGGTCGCGGAGGCCCTTCTGCATAAGGCCGACGCGTTGAAAGGGACGGTGATTCCGGAAGAGGTTCAGGTCACCGTCGTGAGAAACAATGGGGAGACCGCCGATGAGAAGGTCAACGACCTGGTCAAGCATCTCCTCTTGGCGATCGCGACGATCCTGGTTTTGATCGCACTCGCCCTCGGTCCCCGGGAGGCGTTGATCGTCGCGCTGGCCGTCCCGATGACCCTGGCGATCACACTCCTGGCCGATTACGCCCTGGGATACACGATCAACCGGGTGACCCTCTTCGCGTTGATCCTTTCGCTCGGTCTGCTGGTCGATGACCCGATCGTCGATGTCGAGAACATCCATCGCCACTTCAAGCTCAAGCGGCTTCCGCCGCTTCAGGCGACGCTGGCGGCGGTGGAGGAGGTCCGGCCGCCGACGATCCTGGCGACCTTCACCGTCATCCTCTCTTTCCTCTCGATGTATTTCATCACCGGGATGATGGGGCCGTACATGCGGCCGATGCCGTTCAATATCACGGTAGTCATGCTGATGTCGCTTGTCGTCGCCTTTACGGTCACCCCCTGGGCCACCTATCACCTTCTCAAGGGGGAGTACGGGAAAAAGGAGGCGGCGCCCCCGCCGCTGGAAGAGAGCCGGACCTATCGGCTCTACCGGCGGATCATGATGCCGCTGCTTCATCGGAAAAAATGGCGGCGTCTCTTTTGGGCGGCCCTGATCGCAATGCTCGCCCTCTCCTTTCTCCTGGCCGGAATGCGTTGGGTGCCGATGAAGATGCTCCCGTTCGACAATAAAAACGAGCTGCAACTGCTGATCGATCTGCCGGAGGGAAGCCCGCTGGAGGAGACCGACCGGGCGGCCGCCGCCTTCACCGACTATTTGCGGACCGTCTCGGAGGTGGAGAACGTTCAGATCTACGTCGGGACCGCCTCTCCCGTCGATTTCAACGGGTTCGTCCGCCACTACGATCTGCGACAGCAAGCCAATCAGGCCGATCTTCGGATCAACCTCCTCCCGAAAGAGCGGCGGGTGGCCCAGAGCCACGCGATCGCCCTTCGACTCCGACCCGACCTGGAAAAGATCGCCCAAGACCATCAGGCCCGGATCAAAATCGTGGAGGTGCCGCCCGGCCCGCCGGTCCTCGCCGGGGTGGTCGCGGAGGTGACCGTTCCGGTCGATGCGACCCTTGCGGAGCAGATCTCCGTTGTAGAAGAGGTCCGGCAGGCTTTTTCCGAAACAGCCGGGGTGGTCGACGTCGATGACGGGATCGAGGCCGACCAGGGGAAGATTCACTTCGACGTTGACGCCGAAAAGGCGGCGCTCCATCGGATCTCGGTTGAGGAGATCGCCCGAACCCTGCAGGCGGCGATCGGCGGGGCCCCGGCGGGGATCGTCCACCGCCCGGCCGAGCGAAATCCTCTCCCGATCGTTATTCGCCTCCCGCGGGAGGGGCGGGTCCGGCCCGAAGACTTTCGCGGAATATTTATGAGAAACCCAAACGGAAGGAATATCCCACTCGCCGAATTGGTCTCCGTTCGAACCGCGATCGAAGACAAAACGATTTATCACAAAGATTTAAAGCGGGTCCATTTCGTCACCGGCGAGATGGCGGGGCGCAGTCCGGTGGAGGCGATCATCGACCTGACCCGCCGCTTCAAGGAGCGGCCGCTGCCGCGGGGATACGCGCTGACGTTTACCGGGGAAGGGGAGTGGCAGATCACCGTCGATGTGTTTCGCGATCTGGGAATCGCCTTCTTCGCCGCCCTGGCGGCGATCTACATCCTTCTGGTTGCGTGGACCGGCTCCATGGTGATTCCGCTCGTGATGATGGCGGCGATTCCGTTGACGATGATCGGCATTATGCCCGGCTTTTATTTATTGAATCTTCTTTTTGCGAATCCCGTCGGCCCCTATGAGAACCCGATCTTTTTTACCGCGACGGCGATGATCGGAATGATCGCCCTGGCGGGGATCGTCATCCGGAACTCGATTATTCTGATCGACTTCATCCAGATGGCGGAGTTAGAAGGCCGGTCGCCGGACGAGGCCATCGTCGAAGCCGGCGCCGTCCGCCTTCGGCCGATCTTGTTGACGGCGGGGGCGGCGATGCTCGGATCGTGGGTCATCACCTTGGACCCGATCTTTTCCGGGCTCGCCTGGTCGTTTATCTTCGGGATTTTTGCTTCGACCCTCTTTACCCTCCTGGTCATTCCGCTTCTCTACTTCACGATTTATGGGGGAAAGGGGAAGGAGACCGTCCAGGAAAAATCAGCGGCGCCTCCCGAATCGATCGAGCCCGACATGCGGGCCCTTCGGGACATCGCCGAAGAAGTCAGGAGGTGA
- a CDS encoding YgaP family membrane protein, with protein sequence MDVNASIRLIAGTFVLVSVALGYWVSPYWFLFTAFVGANLVQSAFSGTCPMMFFLRKCGVRG encoded by the coding sequence ATGGATGTGAATGCGTCGATTCGATTGATTGCCGGCACGTTTGTTCTCGTCAGCGTGGCGCTCGGTTATTGGGTGAGCCCATATTGGTTTCTCTTCACCGCGTTTGTCGGAGCGAACCTGGTCCAGTCGGCTTTTTCCGGAACCTGCCCGATGATGTTCTTCTTGAGGAAGTGCGGCGTTCGGGGATAA
- a CDS encoding cytochrome-c peroxidase: MRRFILFQFSSVWVLVFLITAPAFGQEADLIRQAGNFFKPLPEKLSAPENNPATPEKVLLGQMLFFEPRLSKSGAISCNSCHNLITGGVDNLPTSPGHMGQLGGRNSPTVLNAGVQFAQFWDGRAASLEDQAKGPILNPVEMAMPDESSVLARLRSIPEYVALFKKAFPGEKEPLTYDNVAKAIAAFERTLLTPSRFDDFLKGNAKALTDAEKKGLQLVIQKGCIACHNGVGAGGGQYQKFGIAEPYASSDDPGRFNVTKKETDRFIFKVPLWRNVTRTAPYFHDGAVWDLREAVRTMGKLQLKINLTEEEIDLIVAFLHSLEGTVPEAALKLPVLPTSASATPKPVLK, encoded by the coding sequence ATGAGACGATTCATCCTCTTTCAGTTTAGCTCGGTTTGGGTTTTGGTCTTTCTGATAACCGCGCCGGCTTTTGGACAGGAGGCCGACCTGATCCGGCAGGCCGGCAATTTCTTCAAGCCGCTTCCGGAGAAACTCTCGGCGCCGGAGAATAACCCGGCCACCCCCGAGAAGGTGCTCCTGGGGCAGATGCTTTTTTTCGAGCCGCGCCTCTCGAAGAGCGGCGCGATCAGCTGCAACAGCTGCCATAACCTGATCACCGGCGGGGTTGATAATCTCCCCACCTCGCCCGGACACATGGGCCAGCTGGGGGGAAGAAACTCCCCGACGGTCCTGAATGCGGGGGTGCAGTTCGCCCAATTCTGGGACGGGCGCGCCGCCTCGCTGGAAGATCAAGCGAAAGGGCCGATCCTCAATCCGGTGGAGATGGCGATGCCCGATGAATCGTCGGTCCTGGCGCGACTGCGCTCCATTCCGGAATATGTCGCCCTCTTCAAAAAAGCCTTTCCGGGGGAGAAAGAGCCGCTCACGTACGACAACGTCGCCAAGGCGATTGCCGCCTTCGAGCGGACCCTCTTGACCCCTTCGCGGTTCGACGATTTTTTGAAGGGAAACGCAAAGGCCCTGACCGACGCGGAAAAGAAGGGGCTCCAACTGGTCATCCAGAAGGGGTGTATCGCCTGCCATAACGGCGTCGGCGCCGGAGGGGGCCAGTACCAAAAATTCGGGATCGCCGAGCCCTACGCGTCGAGCGACGACCCGGGAAGGTTCAACGTGACGAAGAAAGAGACCGACCGCTTCATCTTCAAGGTCCCTCTCTGGAGAAACGTCACCCGCACCGCCCCTTATTTTCATGACGGCGCGGTCTGGGATCTTCGGGAAGCGGTCCGGACGATGGGAAAGCTTCAGCTGAAGATCAATTTGACGGAGGAAGAGATCGACCTGATCGTCGCCTTCCTCCACTCCCTGGAGGGAACCGTTCCCGAGGCGGCCTTGAAGCTGCCGGTGCTTCCGACCTCGGCGTCCGCCACTCCGAAACCGGTTCTAAAGTAG